A DNA window from Streptomyces sp. B21-083 contains the following coding sequences:
- a CDS encoding cytochrome P450: MLDTEYDVEKFNDVMFGVSAQYAGVVVAQRRAAPLDPDNDMISGSPATEINGTKLTDDQVIKIAIAMIAAGHFTTAETLGSAIHRVATVPGLQETLRSRPDLIPTAVEEMISLALPLHELGLMAAPDVELHGRTIPRGCPVGLNIAAANRDPEAFDNPDEFVLDRSQNRHLGFGHGVHKCVGAPLARLEMRVVLEEILARTTSTELAGEPQNDVGLLGGGFERAPVRLRSAADHDN; this comes from the coding sequence GTGCTGGACACGGAATACGACGTCGAGAAATTCAACGACGTCATGTTCGGCGTCTCCGCCCAGTACGCCGGTGTCGTCGTCGCGCAGCGACGGGCCGCACCGCTCGATCCCGACAACGACATGATCAGCGGCTCCCCGGCCACCGAGATCAACGGCACCAAACTCACCGACGACCAGGTCATCAAAATCGCCATAGCGATGATCGCCGCCGGGCACTTCACGACTGCGGAGACACTCGGGTCGGCGATCCACCGGGTGGCCACCGTCCCCGGGCTGCAGGAGACGCTACGGTCGCGGCCCGACCTCATACCGACGGCAGTGGAGGAGATGATCAGCCTCGCCCTGCCCCTCCACGAACTCGGCCTGATGGCCGCCCCCGACGTCGAACTGCACGGCCGCACCATCCCGCGGGGCTGCCCCGTTGGGCTCAACATCGCCGCCGCCAACCGCGACCCCGAGGCCTTCGACAACCCCGACGAGTTCGTCCTCGACCGGAGCCAGAACCGCCACCTCGGCTTCGGCCACGGCGTCCACAAGTGCGTCGGTGCCCCGCTGGCCCGCTTGGAGATGAGGGTCGTGTTGGAGGAGATCCTGGCCAGGACGACGTCCACCGAGCTCGCCGGTGAGCCCCAGAACGACGTGGGCCTGCTGGGCGGGGGCTTCGAGAGGGCGCCGGTCCGTCTCCGGAGCGCGGCCGACCACGACAACTGA
- a CDS encoding fumarylacetoacetate hydrolase family protein: MTETTPVTRAPEHPVDPATGLRAGTFALGTFAGETRAFPALVTADGMVTDLSDRFHDLHEVFADWTTNLQFLEEVSTDSSRPTRPLAELRALPPLSHPNLLGAGANYKTHSAQMLTKNAFNQHNRRAGETDEEFFQRNLAFMERRSREGIPFAWVGMHSSLVGATDDVVLPALGDEPDWELELGVVVGGTGRFLTPDEATGLIAGYTIVNDLGTVDQFRRTDIPWGFDWMGKHQPAFKPAGPFVVPAQFFTLDDTIRTTLKVNGQVMQDWPTGDMIFDPAQFVAYASEHVRLTPGDIIFMGSPPGNGKHHGRFLHDGDVIDSEITYLGRQRNRCVAEVLQGRTPHFGRFPTD, translated from the coding sequence ATGACTGAGACCACCCCTGTCACGCGCGCTCCGGAACACCCGGTCGACCCGGCGACCGGACTGCGCGCGGGAACCTTCGCGCTCGGTACCTTCGCCGGCGAGACGCGTGCCTTCCCGGCCCTCGTGACCGCCGACGGCATGGTCACCGACCTGTCCGACCGGTTCCACGACCTGCACGAGGTCTTCGCCGACTGGACGACGAACCTCCAGTTCCTCGAAGAGGTGTCGACCGACTCCTCCCGACCGACGCGGCCGTTGGCGGAGCTGCGTGCGCTGCCGCCGCTCAGCCATCCCAATCTCCTGGGCGCCGGCGCCAACTACAAGACGCATTCGGCGCAGATGCTGACGAAGAACGCCTTCAACCAGCACAACCGCCGAGCGGGCGAGACCGACGAGGAGTTCTTCCAGCGCAATCTCGCGTTCATGGAGCGCCGGTCGCGAGAGGGGATTCCCTTCGCCTGGGTCGGGATGCACTCCTCGCTCGTGGGGGCGACCGACGACGTTGTGCTGCCAGCCCTGGGCGACGAGCCCGACTGGGAGCTCGAACTCGGGGTCGTCGTCGGCGGCACCGGTCGGTTCCTCACCCCGGACGAGGCGACAGGGCTGATCGCCGGCTACACGATCGTCAACGACCTAGGCACAGTCGACCAGTTCCGCCGCACCGACATCCCTTGGGGCTTCGACTGGATGGGCAAGCACCAGCCTGCGTTCAAGCCGGCGGGGCCGTTCGTCGTGCCCGCACAGTTCTTCACGCTCGACGACACCATCCGGACCACATTGAAGGTCAACGGCCAGGTCATGCAGGACTGGCCGACCGGCGACATGATCTTCGACCCGGCGCAGTTCGTGGCGTACGCCTCCGAGCACGTCCGGCTGACGCCCGGGGACATCATCTTCATGGGCTCTCCGCCCGGGAACGGCAAGCACCACGGTCGCTTCCTGCACGACGGAGACGTCATCGACAGTGAGATCACCTACCTCGGACGGCAGCGCAACCGCTGCGTCGCCGAGGTCCTGCAGGGCCGCACGCCCCACTTCGGCCGCTTCCCGACCGACTGA
- a CDS encoding fumarylacetoacetate hydrolase family protein, with the protein MKFATWESQGRTFSGVVSQAGLHALPEGTTVLDLVRAGLPAALETGGTALETRAVPADGVRLLPPLAPPTMRDFVAFEEHVEGVVRSMTDGGVMSEWYEAPTFYFTNPYALVGAHDDVAVPPGSQLLDFELEVAAVVGRGGASLSPEQARDAVFGYTVLNDWSARDLQRREMKVGLGPAKGKDFAGTLGPWLVTADELEPYRDGEGFLSLEMRVSVNGTEIGHDLLSNMGWPFEELVSYASRGSEVRAGDVLGSGTCGNGGCLAELWGLRGRPDPPPLRPGDVVEMTVEGIGTIRNRVVPGLLLPPVRAARTRPRARTRLS; encoded by the coding sequence ATGAAGTTCGCGACCTGGGAGTCCCAGGGCAGAACGTTTTCGGGTGTCGTCTCCCAGGCAGGGCTGCACGCCCTCCCGGAGGGGACGACAGTGCTCGACCTCGTACGTGCGGGGCTGCCGGCCGCGCTGGAGACGGGCGGCACGGCGCTGGAGACGCGGGCCGTGCCGGCGGACGGCGTCCGGCTGCTGCCGCCGCTCGCCCCGCCCACCATGCGGGACTTCGTGGCCTTCGAGGAGCATGTGGAGGGGGTGGTACGGAGCATGACCGACGGCGGAGTGATGTCGGAGTGGTACGAGGCGCCCACCTTCTACTTCACCAACCCCTACGCGCTCGTCGGTGCCCATGACGACGTCGCCGTCCCGCCCGGCTCACAGCTGCTCGACTTCGAGCTCGAGGTCGCCGCCGTCGTCGGCAGGGGCGGCGCGTCGCTGAGTCCGGAGCAAGCCCGTGATGCCGTCTTCGGCTACACGGTGCTCAACGACTGGTCTGCGCGCGACCTGCAGCGCCGGGAGATGAAGGTCGGCCTGGGCCCGGCCAAGGGCAAGGACTTCGCCGGCACCCTGGGCCCGTGGCTGGTCACCGCCGACGAACTGGAGCCGTACCGGGACGGCGAGGGCTTCCTGTCCCTCGAGATGCGGGTCTCCGTGAACGGCACCGAGATCGGGCATGACCTGCTGTCCAACATGGGCTGGCCGTTCGAGGAACTGGTCTCCTACGCATCCCGCGGCAGCGAGGTCCGCGCCGGGGACGTCCTCGGCTCGGGCACCTGCGGGAACGGCGGTTGCCTGGCGGAGCTGTGGGGCCTCCGTGGCCGCCCGGACCCGCCGCCGCTGCGGCCCGGCGACGTCGTGGAGATGACCGTCGAGGGCATCGGTACCATCCGCAACCGGGTCGTCCCCGGCCTCCTGCTGCCGCCGGTCCGCGCCGCCCGGACACGGCCACGGGCGAGAACGCGGCTGTCGTGA
- a CDS encoding FAD-dependent monooxygenase, whose protein sequence is MTSIQNALIVGGGIAGLTTATALSRTGISCDVVDLADGPAGAAISLLNRAVDGLAEIGVLDQCLDEGLAVSPQDIFAYFDAAGKPVSTPPMPPAPTSALPHGILIYRPTLANILRRAAEQAGASVRNGVGLAGLRQTEDSVTATLTDGSERSYDLVIGADGIRSKTRSLILGDQVTPTYSGLTMFRWVADGVPDVGPIGHYESEYLCVTRRQRDGGLYLATGREFPERPRIDAEQARQIVRENLRAFTAPLMRALEERLTDDTKIIVNDYDWLLVSEPWCRGRVLLIGDAAHATTAHLGAGGGMAIEDGVVLGQECAAGGPLEDVFKRFMTRRFERARLVVQTSVELDRMQQRGEPIAAQNKVRGRAMEALSSPY, encoded by the coding sequence ATGACCAGCATCCAGAACGCGCTCATCGTCGGCGGGGGCATCGCCGGCCTGACCACCGCGACTGCCCTGTCCCGTACCGGAATCTCCTGCGACGTCGTCGACCTGGCAGACGGTCCGGCCGGGGCCGCCATCTCACTGCTCAACCGGGCCGTCGACGGTCTCGCCGAGATTGGAGTCCTGGATCAGTGCCTGGACGAGGGGCTGGCGGTGTCCCCGCAGGACATCTTCGCCTACTTCGATGCGGCGGGGAAACCGGTGTCTACGCCGCCCATGCCTCCCGCGCCGACGTCCGCTCTGCCGCACGGCATCCTCATCTACCGGCCGACCCTGGCGAACATCCTCCGGCGAGCCGCGGAGCAGGCCGGCGCGAGCGTCCGGAACGGCGTGGGTCTGGCCGGGCTGCGGCAGACGGAAGACTCCGTCACCGCCACCCTCACCGACGGCTCGGAGCGGTCGTACGACCTGGTCATCGGCGCGGACGGCATCCGGTCGAAGACGCGTTCGCTCATCCTGGGGGACCAGGTGACCCCGACCTACTCCGGCCTCACGATGTTCCGATGGGTCGCCGACGGGGTGCCGGACGTCGGCCCGATCGGGCACTACGAGTCGGAGTACCTCTGCGTGACCCGGCGGCAGCGGGACGGCGGCCTCTACCTCGCAACCGGCCGCGAGTTCCCGGAGCGCCCGCGCATCGATGCGGAACAGGCCCGCCAGATCGTCCGGGAGAACCTCCGCGCTTTCACTGCGCCGCTGATGCGCGCGCTGGAGGAGCGGCTCACGGACGACACGAAGATCATCGTCAACGACTACGACTGGCTGCTCGTGTCCGAGCCCTGGTGCCGGGGCCGGGTCCTGTTGATCGGCGACGCCGCGCACGCCACCACCGCCCACCTCGGTGCCGGAGGGGGGATGGCGATCGAGGACGGCGTGGTTCTCGGTCAGGAATGCGCGGCCGGCGGCCCGCTCGAGGACGTGTTCAAGCGCTTCATGACGCGGCGCTTCGAGCGGGCTCGCCTGGTCGTGCAGACCAGCGTCGAACTGGACCGCATGCAGCAGCGGGGAGAGCCGATCGCCGCCCAGAACAAGGTGCGGGGGCGGGCGATGGAGGCTCTCTCCAGCCCCTACTAA
- a CDS encoding cyclase family protein, whose protein sequence is MTTFDRSDPEGAIAAAAKRVSNWGRWGADDVLGTLNFLDEAKRAQGARLARRGVSFSLAQRFDAEGPQKGWRRRTNPVHTMLSSGLDAEFGPAEFPHGLGGADDVVFMPLQASTQWDGLGHIFDHGTAYNGRRASQVVTSEGDRLTGIETVADRIAGRGVLLDVGRAIGAEGDLPDGFAITAEHLEATITAQGETARVGRGDLLLVRTGQLTRVRRGIAAGDGWGDYAGGPAPGLSFATADWLHSSEIAGIATDTWGFEVRPNEFDVAFQPLHQVAIPHIGLFIGELWDLDTLAADCAADGVYEFLLVAAPLPVTGAVGAPVNPLAVK, encoded by the coding sequence GTGACCACGTTCGACCGCTCCGATCCCGAAGGGGCCATCGCGGCCGCGGCCAAGCGCGTCTCCAACTGGGGCCGCTGGGGCGCCGATGACGTCCTCGGCACGCTGAACTTCCTCGACGAGGCCAAACGGGCACAGGGCGCGCGGCTGGCCCGCCGCGGCGTGAGCTTCTCGCTGGCCCAGCGCTTCGACGCGGAAGGTCCGCAGAAGGGGTGGCGGCGGCGCACCAACCCGGTGCACACCATGCTCTCTTCCGGCCTGGACGCAGAATTCGGCCCGGCGGAGTTCCCGCACGGGCTCGGCGGCGCGGACGACGTGGTGTTCATGCCGCTGCAGGCCTCCACCCAGTGGGACGGCCTCGGCCACATCTTCGACCACGGCACGGCCTACAACGGACGCCGCGCCTCACAGGTGGTGACCAGCGAGGGAGACAGGCTCACCGGCATCGAGACCGTGGCCGACAGGATCGCCGGCCGGGGCGTGCTGCTCGACGTCGGCAGGGCGATCGGTGCCGAGGGCGATCTGCCGGACGGCTTCGCCATCACCGCCGAACACCTCGAGGCGACCATCACCGCGCAAGGTGAGACCGCCCGGGTCGGCCGCGGCGACCTGCTGCTGGTCCGGACCGGCCAGCTCACCCGCGTTCGGCGCGGCATCGCCGCGGGCGACGGCTGGGGCGACTACGCGGGCGGCCCCGCCCCCGGTCTGTCGTTCGCCACGGCCGACTGGCTGCACTCCTCCGAGATCGCCGGGATCGCCACCGACACCTGGGGCTTCGAGGTTCGCCCCAACGAGTTCGATGTCGCCTTCCAACCGCTGCATCAGGTCGCCATCCCGCACATCGGCCTGTTCATCGGAGAGCTGTGGGACCTCGACACCCTGGCGGCCGACTGCGCCGCCGACGGCGTCTACGAGTTCCTTCTCGTGGCAGCCCCCCTACCCGTGACCGGCGCCGTCGGCGCACCGGTCAACCCCCTCGCCGTCAAATGA
- a CDS encoding DoxX family protein: MAIVSLPPVQRLRPLAPLVVRVAAGVILIAHGFHYSPAEFGQLARQAFGLPFPGLIGWAAILLQVVGGGMFVLGLLSRIVAIPAIVHMALALSWEVQFGLAPENTAESIGAQVPFLIMAGFILVLLAGPGPVSLDRLIGWDQRFQSARTDEVVAP, translated from the coding sequence ATGGCGATCGTTTCCCTGCCACCTGTCCAGCGCCTCAGACCTCTGGCACCACTCGTCGTACGCGTGGCCGCCGGGGTCATCCTGATCGCGCACGGCTTCCACTACTCTCCCGCAGAGTTCGGCCAACTCGCCCGCCAGGCTTTCGGCTTGCCGTTCCCCGGCCTCATCGGCTGGGCGGCGATCCTGCTGCAAGTGGTCGGAGGCGGCATGTTCGTCCTCGGCCTGCTGTCGCGGATCGTCGCGATCCCGGCGATCGTGCACATGGCGCTCGCCCTCTCGTGGGAGGTGCAGTTCGGGCTCGCGCCGGAGAACACGGCGGAGAGCATCGGCGCGCAGGTTCCATTCCTCATCATGGCGGGCTTCATCCTCGTGCTGCTCGCTGGCCCCGGGCCCGTGTCCCTGGACAGGTTGATCGGCTGGGATCAGCGCTTCCAGTCGGCACGGACGGATGAGGTGGTGGCGCCGTGA
- a CDS encoding amidohydrolase family protein — protein MSVPTVDVHAHAGVPAVDALIEGQPGLARQREIDAATLGRASLAVNLKQIAELGPKLVDLELRLAAMDAARVQVQAVSTVPLPHAWADRELATRIIAVGNEGIAALCAKEPTRLLPIGAVALQHPDLAVGQLVTAVRDLGMRGVQISTSAGPGRELDDPSLTGFWAAAEELGAAVLIHPWGCTLGERLNAYYLFNSVGNPTETALALSRIVFSGLLERHPRLKIWSAHGGGYLASYMVRADHAWAARSDAHTTVEPPSALLRRTFVDSLVYTTEQLRHLVGSMGASQVTLGSDYPFDMGVVDPVDRLEAAGFDQATTDAIRGGNAARLLGPIPTVEPRTHDEAPMTLLSILDRNSTEEDL, from the coding sequence GTGAGCGTGCCCACCGTCGATGTGCACGCCCATGCGGGCGTACCGGCCGTCGACGCGCTGATCGAGGGGCAGCCGGGCCTGGCACGGCAGCGGGAGATCGACGCGGCCACCCTCGGCCGGGCGTCCCTGGCGGTGAACCTGAAGCAGATCGCCGAGCTCGGGCCGAAGCTGGTCGACCTCGAGCTGCGGCTGGCCGCGATGGACGCCGCGCGTGTGCAGGTGCAGGCGGTCAGCACAGTACCGCTGCCCCATGCGTGGGCCGACCGGGAGCTGGCCACCCGCATCATCGCGGTGGGCAACGAGGGCATCGCCGCGTTGTGCGCGAAGGAACCGACTCGGCTGCTTCCGATCGGAGCCGTAGCGCTGCAGCACCCCGACCTGGCGGTCGGGCAGCTGGTGACAGCGGTCCGCGACCTCGGTATGCGGGGGGTGCAGATCTCGACCTCCGCCGGCCCGGGCCGGGAGCTCGACGACCCGTCGCTGACCGGCTTCTGGGCCGCCGCCGAGGAACTGGGCGCCGCCGTGCTCATCCACCCCTGGGGCTGCACCCTCGGCGAGCGGCTGAATGCCTACTACCTGTTCAACAGCGTGGGTAACCCGACCGAAACCGCTCTCGCGCTGTCCCGGATCGTGTTCTCCGGACTGCTCGAGCGGCACCCCCGGCTGAAGATCTGGTCCGCGCACGGCGGTGGCTACCTGGCCAGTTACATGGTCCGCGCCGACCACGCCTGGGCGGCCCGCTCCGACGCGCACACCACCGTCGAGCCGCCGTCCGCGCTGCTGCGCCGCACCTTCGTCGACTCGCTGGTCTACACCACTGAGCAGCTGCGGCACCTGGTCGGCTCGATGGGCGCGAGTCAGGTGACCCTCGGCAGCGACTACCCCTTCGACATGGGCGTGGTCGACCCGGTCGACCGCCTGGAGGCGGCCGGCTTCGACCAGGCCACGACTGACGCCATCCGCGGTGGCAACGCCGCCCGCCTCCTGGGTCCGATCCCGACGGTGGAACCGCGCACTCATGACGAAGCCCCGATGACCTTGCTGTCGATCCTTGATCGGAACTCCACGGAGGAAGACCTGTGA